The genome window TTTTTAGCCTTAGTGATCAATGGTTTTTGACCTGAGATCAAAGCAAGCTCTTCAGCAGCTTTTTCAAGGTTTTTAGCATTTGATACTGCATCACCGACACCCATGTTCAAAACGATTTTATCAACTTTTGGCACAGCCATAACTGATGAATAGTTGAACTGTTCAGTCAATGATGGTACTACTTCATTAAGGTATTTTTCTTTTAAACGATTAGCCATTATACTTCTCCTTTCCTTCGTGATTAGTCAAGCACTTCGCCTGATTTTTTGTTGTAGCGAACTTTTTTGCCGTCTACAAATTTGTAGCCAACACGTCCAGCAACACCGTTTTTGTCCAAAACTTGAACGTTAGAAGCATGGATTGGAGCTTCTTTTTCAACGATTGCACCTTGAGGGTTTTCGTTATTTGGACGTTGGTGTTTCTTGATGATGTTTACACCTTCTACAACAACTTTATTTACTTTTGGAAGAGCAGTAAGAACAACAGCTTCTACGCCTTTGTCTTTACCAGCGATAACGCGAACTTTGTCGCCTTTTTTTACAAACATTTTATTCTCCTTTTATTCTTACGCCCGATGGGCACCCTGGCTGAGCCAGGGGACTGTGTTTGTTTTTTTTATTGATTAAAGTACTTCTGGAGCAAGTGATACGATCTTCATGAATCCACCGTCACGCAATTCACGTGCAACTGGGCCAAAGATACGAGTTCCGCGAGGAGTTTTGTCGTCACGGATGATCACTGCTGCATTTTCGTCGAACTTGATGTATGAACCATCTTTACGACGAGCACCTGATTTAGTACGAACGATAACAGCTTTTACAACGTCACCTTTCTTAACCGCACCACCAGGAGTAGCTTGTTTTACAGATGCAACGATTACATCACCGATGCTCGCGAATTTACGTTTTGAACCACCAAGAACTTTGATTGTCAAGATTTCGCGTGCGCCACTGTTGTCAGCGACTTTCAAACGAGTTTCTGTTTGAATCATTTACGTTTTCTCCTTTCAGGTATGATTAGATGATGACCGCTTTTTCAACGACTTCTACAAGACGGAAGCGTTTTGTAGCTGAAAGCGGACGAGTTTCCATGATACGAACGATATCGCCTTCTTTAGCAACATTGTTTTCATCATGAGCTTTGTATTTTTTAGAATAGTTGATACGTTTACCATAGACTGGGTGGTTACGTTTAGTTTCAACTACAACTGTGATTGTTTTGTCCATTTTGTCAGACACAACGCGTCCAACAAGAACTTTACGATTATTGCGTTCCATTGAAATTCTCCTTCCCTAGTCTATTATTTAGCTTCTGATTGAACAGTTTTGATACGAGCGATTTGTTTTTTCACTTCTTTCAAACGTCCAGTTTGTTCCAATTGACCAGCAGCTGCTTGGAAACGAAGTTCAAACAATTCTTTCTTCAATTCATTTTCACGCTTCGCGAGTTCTTCTTGAGAAAGACCACGAAGTTCTTTAACAAATTCTTTTACTTCTGTAAGTTTCATGACCTCTCCTTATTCTGCTTCACGTTTCACAAATTTAGTTTTAACTGGCAATTTGTGGCTAGCAAGACGAAGTGCTTCGCGTGCGATCTCTTCAGATACACCAGCGATTTCGAACATTACTTTACCACGTTTAACTGGTGCTACCCAACCTTCAGGAGCCCCTTTACCAGATCCCATACGTACCCCGATAGCTTTAGCGGTGTATGATTTGTGTGGGAAAATCTTAATCCAAACTTTACCACCACGTTTCATGTAACGAGTCATGGCGATACGAGCAGCTTCGATTTGACGGTTTGTGATCCAGTGGCTAGTTGTAGCTTGAAGACCGTATTCACCGAATGCTACTTCTTTTCCACCTTTTGCTTCACCGCGCATTTTACCACGGAATTCGCGACGGTGTTTTACACGTTTAGGTACTAACATTGGTTATTTACCTCCTTTAGCGTCTTTACGAGCTGGAAGAACTTCACCACGGTAGATCCATACTTTAACACCAAGTTTACCGTAAGTAGTGTCTGCTTCTTCCCAAGCGTAATCGATATCAGCGCGAAGTGTGTGGAGTGGAACAGTTCCTTCAGAGTATCCTTCTGCACGGGCAATATCTGCACCGTTCAAACGACCTGATACTTGAGTTTTGATTCCTTTAGCTCCAGCACGCATAGCACGTTGGATCGCTTGTTTTTGTGCACGACGGAAAGCAACACGTTGTTCCAATTGACGAGCGATTCCTTCACCAACAAGGTGAGCATCCAAGTCAGGACGTTTGATCTCAATGATGTTGATGTGTACTTGTTTACCAGTCAATTTGTTAAGAGTTGCACGAAGTGCATCAACGTTTGCTCCACCTTTACCAATAACCATACCTGGTTTAGCAGTGTGAAGAGAAACGTTAACTTTGTTTACTGCGCGTTCGATTTCAATAGTTGAAACGGCTGCGTCAGCCAATTCTTTTTGAATGAATTTACGGATTGCAAGATCTTCATGAAGGTAATCCGCGTATTCTTTTTCAGCATACCATTTGGCATCCCAATCACGGATGATACCAACACGCATACCAATTGGATGTACTTTTTGACCCACGAGTTTACCTCCTTATTTTTCTGCAACAGCTACTGTGATGTGAGCTGTACGTTTGTTGATTGGTGAAGCTGAACCTTTCGCACGTGGACGGAAACGTTTCATTGTTGGTCCTTCGTTTGCGAATGCTTCAGATACTACCAAGTTAGCTTTTTCCAAACCAAAGTTGTTTTCAGCGTTTGCTACTGCTGAGTTCAACACTTTAAGGATGATCCCTGCAGCTTTGTTTGGTGTGAATGTCAAAATAGCGATGGCATCGGCTACGCTTTTACCACGGATGTTGTCAAGAACAAGACGTGATTTACGAGGTGAAAC of Streptococcus sp. S5 contains these proteins:
- the rplX gene encoding 50S ribosomal protein L24, with the protein product MFVKKGDKVRVIAGKDKGVEAVVLTALPKVNKVVVEGVNIIKKHQRPNNENPQGAIVEKEAPIHASNVQVLDKNGVAGRVGYKFVDGKKVRYNKKSGEVLD
- the rplN gene encoding 50S ribosomal protein L14; protein product: MIQTETRLKVADNSGAREILTIKVLGGSKRKFASIGDVIVASVKQATPGGAVKKGDVVKAVIVRTKSGARRKDGSYIKFDENAAVIIRDDKTPRGTRIFGPVARELRDGGFMKIVSLAPEVL
- the rpsQ gene encoding 30S ribosomal protein S17, which codes for MERNNRKVLVGRVVSDKMDKTITVVVETKRNHPVYGKRINYSKKYKAHDENNVAKEGDIVRIMETRPLSATKRFRLVEVVEKAVII
- the rpmC gene encoding 50S ribosomal protein L29 is translated as MKLTEVKEFVKELRGLSQEELAKRENELKKELFELRFQAAAGQLEQTGRLKEVKKQIARIKTVQSEAK
- the rplP gene encoding 50S ribosomal protein L16 — protein: MLVPKRVKHRREFRGKMRGEAKGGKEVAFGEYGLQATTSHWITNRQIEAARIAMTRYMKRGGKVWIKIFPHKSYTAKAIGVRMGSGKGAPEGWVAPVKRGKVMFEIAGVSEEIAREALRLASHKLPVKTKFVKREAE
- the rpsC gene encoding 30S ribosomal protein S3, with the translated sequence MGQKVHPIGMRVGIIRDWDAKWYAEKEYADYLHEDLAIRKFIQKELADAAVSTIEIERAVNKVNVSLHTAKPGMVIGKGGANVDALRATLNKLTGKQVHINIIEIKRPDLDAHLVGEGIARQLEQRVAFRRAQKQAIQRAMRAGAKGIKTQVSGRLNGADIARAEGYSEGTVPLHTLRADIDYAWEEADTTYGKLGVKVWIYRGEVLPARKDAKGGK
- the rplV gene encoding 50S ribosomal protein L22; protein product: MAEITSAKAMARTVRVSPRKSRLVLDNIRGKSVADAIAILTFTPNKAAGIILKVLNSAVANAENNFGLEKANLVVSEAFANEGPTMKRFRPRAKGSASPINKRTAHITVAVAEK